TTTCTCACAACTCTCTTTTTTACAACACCAACCACACTTTTTCCATGCACACAATAATACTTTCCCATACCtaaacacaaggaaaagcacCACTTTTATAACTGTAGAATCCCTtccataaaataattaataagttAGTGCCATAATAAAATTGTAGAACATGGGTTGATGATTATAAAATTTAAGCTTTAGTAATAGGTAATTAGTAATAAATCACGGAATTGATATGCACATACTCCAACAAAACCTAATGATATGGATTTTAGAGTTGGGGAGCTTCAATTACTATGTAGTTGTGTTTAATCGCGGAACTGCTATCAATTGCTTAATTGATGCCGAAATAATAAATTACTCTTTGTCCCAAATTATCTGTCAAATTTTATTTTTCGAGAGTTAATGTGATTAATATTCAGCTAAATTGGATAATATCAGCTatcaatatttttcaaataaaatttatatatattgaAAAACTAGTAGTGTATATTACAATGCTTCTCATGTCGATATAATAATAAAAGTACATTTTAAAATGATAATTTGGATGGAGGGAGTAATAGAATTAGAATGAATGATTGGAGCCAACTTGTGTTATGTCAATTCCCAAAAGAGGCCAACGTCTTTTCTTTTGTCCCGTTTCTTGACCAAATGAACGTCCAATGTATCACGTACGTCATTGGAATATTTATCTCTCTGACATTAAGGTTCAGGAATCTGGGCAATGAAACGTAAATATCTGAATGCAATTACAGCTATATATGGAGAAAAAAGCCCCCAGTTATTTATAACTTGATCTGGTTTTCACGGGTACACATTTTGACACGAGCTCAATCTTCTTTGACTGTTGTGTTTCCCTTGAGATGTGTGTTTTCAGAATCTATTTGTTTGACCTATGAAACCTGCAAATTGTTGTAATCTGACTTGGGTTTGCCCTTAAAATTCGATGTCTACTCCCTATTTTCCCTTATCAAATCTTTAGGTGAAATATTCTAAGACACAACGTCCAGATTCAAGAAGAACTAGTCTAATTTAGAAAATAGTTTAACTTTTTTATTGATTGGGTTTACTCACTCGATGTTCGATGTTCGCATTGGAGTCCGATTATATTTGATTTGTGCTGCGTTAGTTTCATTTAAGGGGAAAGTACTCCCTAATAGAATTTTTTCCAAACACATAGCTCGAACCTGATACATCTGGTTAAAGGTGGAAGAAGCATATACATCCCACCACAAGAAAATAGTTTAACTTTAATATACAATGAGATTACTTTTCAAAAATAATGACAAGCATTCATCAATAAGAGAAAtttatatcttgaaaattaaacCCGATAAAATTAATTGTTTCATAGAGTAAAACTATTTTAAAGTGGATATTCTTTTAGAAATAATTTTCTCGAGGTTATTGATTATATTAAATCAAGAAATACATGACATACTTATTTTTGTGTGAATTTATTAATACTATATAGCTTATGTAATACTACTATGTTGTTTTACCTCAATATATCATTTAAATAAGTTACTGAGACTTGTGCAAACACCATGCATAGgagtaatttttttattgtttaAGTCATAAATTTGATTTTGTTATATGAAAATCAAAATTAAAATGCTTTAGAAAACCAGAAAGAGCTCAAAGCAGATTCTTACAAAATAATACTATAATTTTCTCTAAAAACGGCTTTCTCCATAGGTTTATCTAAACGCTGTTAGAAGAAAAAATCTTAACACACTAATTTTCTTCGAATTGTTATGCAAAACTTAACTTTCTAGTTTCAATAGACTGCTAATACAATAATTCTAACATTATTCAATTCTGCCAATTAATCCAACTTTATTCGTTTCCAATTTTCCACATTTTCCTTTCAAACCCTACTGCTCCATCGTTTATACGCACATTGCTCAGTTAGAGATAATTTGAGACTTCCATCATCCACTTATTGCCTAAGAAAAATTTGTCTGAACCCGATGTTTACATTAAATAACATTAATTTACTATAATAAAGTGGTAGATTGAGGTGACATTGCAGATTAATTAGCCGTAACGATGCATATGAGAAAATGCTATCATGTGCTTATTAATTAAGTATACCATTGAGTGTGAGTAAATTCTTTTCACATTACCCCGACTAGCTTCTCATGTTTTTTCCCCACATAATTAAAAGGAGAATAAGGCCTATCGAGTAACGTAcgtcataatcaattatatgcaaaTTCGCACTAGCTTTTACAGCTTAAAAATGAACTTTTGACTAGTGAATTGTTTTCATTGCAATTTGCTTCACACGTATTCTTGTGTCGTCAATTTATCATCTTATCGTGAATTTCCTTAGTTGAATAATGAATCAATGATGTTGACTAACAATATTATAATTCTTTTAGGACATAATAATactgtattgggtaaaatatgttatgacaTGTGGTCATCCGAgaaagggacacgtggaacccaagacggagATGACTGAAGACAACTGTttcgtttgtcaccggaaagaataatgctcataaagatgtgataaatgcccTTCTCCCGGTAGCATTCGATAGAGAATATTCATAGCATTAAGAGCAGTtacccgttacaaggaatttgacatttatgttcactgttacatcttcatcaatgccctcataattgacattaaagaagggcacgaccctgggaccttcttcatagctataaatagtgagctcaattGTCATTGTAAAGGACAAGAATATTCTAGCAAACTTAcactatattttatacaaagctCAATCCAATCTTATCATCTTATTTCTCGATTCTtttgttgttgtgcccggaaaccttgttcccggaaTTGTTGCTTCTCTTGTTTCTATAtattaaggctaagtattgcgtaattcttcaattatttatttatttcaggataaaattaattcacttatctataaaccacgtataaattcaactgtatcgttttacgggtaaacagtttggcactcACCATGGGGCCTAGATAGccatgcaattaaattgatccttgccttttttactaacgtgttttgatcgtttttgtcttagaaaaaatcataagaaatggcagataacactgttaacgacatgcacaaccccgagattcaaggggatcagcctcattccgaggactcaatcagtgacacccataACGAAGGGAGTAACGCTACACCAGTGCATGACAGGCAGTATCCTTGACATATTCGACCACTCCCGATGACGCTGATGAGGAGCATGCCTCGACACggtaagggtcttgcaagagcaacaagcgatcattctaggccacctcacgcGACAGGATAAAGTTATGACAGAGTTGAAGCAAGCGATGTTgggagcttcaaataatgcaaacagacgagatccGATCCCTCCCGGGACTCCCACGAACCAAACAATGCGGAggatcgacaacaacactcctaaGGGTAAAATTGGCTCTGATGGGGCAGAGGGAACGGATCCGgtctcaacaacgagaatgattctttcaagaatgaacttttacggttcatgagaaaagtaaacgcccgcatggaccagGTCCCAGGCGCACCACCAATGCTGAAAGGCccggactcgaagaagtatactcaattatCGTACAAACCAAGTGCGACACCAGagttaatcccgaagcggttcaaaatgcatgaaatgccaaagtatgatggaacttcagacccccaggagcatattaccacctacacaacagcGATAAAGgagaatgatttagctcctcatgaaattgaatctgtgctactgaagaaatttggagaaaccctcaTGAGGGgggccttgacgtggtattcgctgttacccgagcattccatagattcattCAAAATGCTTGCGGATTCTTTTATCAAGGCTCATGTCGGGGCAAGAAAGTACAGGCCCGAAAGGCCAACATATTCAGGATAGcgcaaggagagtccgagttgatacgagagttcgttacccgattccaaaaggagagaatgttgctccTGGTCATCCCGTATGAATGGGTGGCTGAGGtgttcaccaaaggattgaatccgaggAGTTCAGACGCTTCCCGAAAATTGAAAGAGAGCCTgctcgagtttcaagcaacaatATGGGTGGACGTCCACAACCGGTATgaatcaaaaataaggatcgaagatgatcaggttggtTTTCTATCGTCGACCAAAGGACGAGAAAAGAATATGGAAAAATTAAATGATGATTAAGACGCGGACAAGCGGACTTCAAGGGGGCAGTTTTTGCCTTACGAACGAACCGAAGGCCGCATCAGAGGTTTCTGGAAAGCGAACAGGTTCACAATCGATAGGAGGACCAATCGCGGTCGGAATAATCGATCACTGCCGGATAAAGAAGTGGCAGGATCGCGGGATCCTTCCTACCCCAAATTATCataatacaacttcaacatcagtATAGTGGAATTGGTATTggccatgagaaacatcaaagaagcacggtttCCAAGACCGATGAAATCTTATTCTAACCAGAGGGATCCTaacttgtggtgtgaataccacgggacgaatggtcaccggacaggggactgtcgacatctccgggaagaagtggcaacattactaaagaatggtcacctcagagaattcttgagtaaccgagctaagaacaattatggtcataACCGACACAACGCGGAACCCTTGAAAGGGGGAGAAGATCCCCCGCATCaaacaatcaacatgatcttcggagggaacgatattaacggggtcaccttttcagcagtaaagaagacgaaagtatcaataacgcatagcaaaaggcttcgggaagacgatatcacttttacggGGGAAGACACAGACAGATTACTGCTACCACACAATGACacattggtaatttctttaaatgtgctagattttaagattaaacgtgttttaatgGATCCAGGGTggtcggctaatatcatacaattgaGAGTATTGGAGAAAGCTAAACTCActggaagcattattccggccacaaagctcctcgccggattcaacctcgcaagtgaGACAACTCGGGGAGAAATTTTGTTACTCACAAACGTTGAAGGAGTAATGTAAACAACTcttttcgaagtggtagatggtgatatgggatacaacatcattctgggatggccatggttgcacgagataaaAGCTGTACCATCAACATACCataaattgctgaagtttccaacacCTGAGGGAATTAAACAGATAAGGGGTGACCAATCGGCAACAAGAGAGATGAATACAATTTTGGTCTCCAAATGCAAAGGAAAGAAACACGTGGCATAGCAATTACAAGACCCGTCACCTACTCCTGAACTAGATGAAGTTAGCTAGGCGTCGAAAGATAATCAGGTGCTGAGATATTTCTAAGTTCCAGAAGAGACCGATGCGACTTCCACAGCGGAAGAGATGgagcaagtggcattgttcgAGGAATTCCTAGAAAAGAAATTCCACCTGGGGATAGGACTGCACCTGGAACTCAGGTCCGActtcattaaattccttaaatataacattgattgttttgcatgatcgcatgaggatatgacaggtatcccgacagAGGTAGCcatacacaagttaagcttggatcctaaCATACCTCCGGCAAGACAAAAGAAGCGCCTGATCGCCgaagccaggaataaattcgtcaaagaagaggtaacccgcttatttaatatcggttcgatccgagaggtaagatatccagactggctagctaatgtagtagtagttcctaaaaagAACAATAAGTTTctcatgtgcgtagattataaagatatTAATAAGGCGTGctcgaaagactcgttcccactgccaaacatcgagcaaatgattgatgccacgaccgggcacgagttaatgagtttcctcgatgcttattccgggtacaaccaaattaagatgaacccggaagatcaggaaaaaacttcgtttataatgaatttcggtatatattgttacaatgtgatgcccttcaggTTGAAAAACGCAGGAGCCATTTATCAACGACTCGTAAACAGGATGTTTGAAAgtcaaataggaaaaactatggaattttatatagacgatatgctcgttaagtcttcaaatgcaggtgatcatcttaaacatctgcaagagactttcgacatcctaaggaagcataatatgaagcttaatcttgagaaatgcgcgttcgggggtcagctctggtaagtttctaggatttctgATATCAAAAAGGGGGATTGAAGTAAACCCCGATAAGATTAAGGCCATACAGGATATCCCGGACCAACTGACAAGCGTGAAGTAAGTCTAAAGGCTTATGGGGAGATTGGCAACTTTGAGCAGATTCATTTTCCAATCGTCAGAAAAGTGTCATCGTTTTTttgcactgctcaaaaagaaaaataatttcaaatggacccggagtgccagcaggctttgagggatttAAAGAAGTACTTGTCAAACCCTCCATTGCTCAAACCAGAAGAATGGGAAACATTGCTGGTTTACCTCGCGGTCTCgaaagttgcggtaagtgcgatTTTTGTCTGAgaagatgaaggtacgcaatctcccatttattatgttagtaaagttTTAACGGCAGCAGAAACTcgttacccacatttggaaaaactggccttagctctcgtagtcgccgctcgaaagctgaGGCCCAATTTCGAATGCCACCCGATAGTCGTGGTGTCTACTTTTCCTTTTtggaacatcctccataaacccgagatCTCGGGtatattggccaaatgggccattgaaataagtgagttcgacatagaatataagctgaggactgcaattaagtcgcaagtcttggctgacttcatgGTCGATTTCAGTTCAGGATTATTGCCTCAGGCAACCAAGGAAGCAATGATGATGTCAGATTcgacatcaggggtttggaccttatttacgggcggagcttccaatgtgaaagggtccgaGCTCAGTATAGTCTTAATCACGTCTTCGGGGGAAATCCTGAGGCAAGCCATCAGGACGGTctatttaactaacaatgaagcagagtatgaagctttgattacaGGACTCGAGTTGGCTTGGGGACTTGACTCCGAGGTTatcgaaatcaaatgcgactcacagatggtggtaaatcaggtctatggGATCTTCGAGACCAAAGAGGAGATCATGCAACAATACATGGTAAAGGTTCAAACTCTGCTGGCACGATTCTGAGAGTGGTCAGTTActcatatcccaagggaagaAAACATAGAAGCAGACGCATTGGAAAACctaagatcatcaacataaataaagggatcggagttTGGGTCGATAGTACCACTGATGAACTTAGTCCTGGATACATATGGTTACTACGAGGTAAATTCAACTAGTCTAATCTGGGACTTGAGGAATGAAATTATCGATTATCTCGAACATGGGAAGCTACCTGAAGACCTCAAAATGTCTCGGGCGCTACGCGCCAAAGCAGCACGATATAGCTAAGGGAGGCCAATTtatagaaaatcttttcaagTCCCGCTGTCCCGATGCTTAGGAGCGTCCGAAGCTAAATatgtcatgagagaggttcacAAAGGGATATGCGACAACCACTTAGGTGCAGATTCCTTAGTGTTGAAGttggtaagggcaggatattactgaacccgcatggaacaagacgccaaggaCTTCGtgcgaaaatgtgataagtgtcaacgtTACACGCCACTGATccatcaaccggcagaacccttacattcggtctTATCTttgtggccattcatgaaatggggaatggacatcgtcgaacCATTACCACCGGCTCCCGGAaatgtaagatttcttttaatttttaacttactatttttctaagtgagtGAAAGTAGGTCCTTATCAGAAAATCGGAGAACACAGAGCGGTGGATTTCttgtggaaaaatataatttgcaggttcagaataccaaaagagatagcatgcgacaatgtgCTATAATTTATTggcgcaaaagttacaaagttcctccaagatttgaaaataaagaggatcacattatggacttcaacccatttggccttggcttcgtcaaatctaaccctcatagggccaatttcttggctaagatTACTACTTCTTGTTCACTCTGCCGCAAACGAGCTTCCAATATAACAACCTCAGCGGCTTTGGCTTCCAGTTCCGAAAGGCGAGCGACATGTTGCTCTTGCTCTGCCAAAAGCTGATCCTGTGCGGAGATAATCTCCTATTTTTCACGTATCAACCTCTGAAGGACCtcaaaagcaagaaagttggcctacaaagtaaTAAGGGTAAAATTCAGGAGATGTTCACACCCAAAAATAGAAGaggtaataaaggaagaaaggaacgtaCCGTTGCGGTGTTATGCATaatattgttcaacaaacactctcctgaGAGTTCttgaatcttttcccagtctttctctgaagccaaaggcatCAGATAATTAGCAAACTCCACCGACttggatagcaagttgcatccggtagagacctAAAGAGTAATATTCCTTCTCCTTTGTGGATTTTCaaaaggggcagcataattttccccaaaattcccatgaactggggattgTGGAAGAAGAACACCTTCTTCGTGGTCAGACGTGGCCGGCGGAGGTAGTGTAGTAATTGCTGGTAGAAGAATGGATGAAGAtagaagtgatgtagcagttgctggtgttggtgaagttGGAGATatagctgatggagttgaagagtgagaggCAGCTGcgtcaaatgcagtgctggttgttagatgctcgccaaccaaagacggaaAGGGCCCGGTACTCAGCTCCGTAGTACTGGACACAGCAATTGGGGACCGAAAATGGGGGTTGACATTATCTACTAAATCAAGTTCATCCCAAAGTGccgaggcatcgtcctcggttggttaactctctcaacaggttgagcatcctgttgagatgatgaggatcgtcatcttctatgtagagaagctccctcatcactagcttcttcatcatcatcgattatcacggtgtctatgaccggcctgGAAGGAGGACCAATCACCATCTctaccggagatgactcgagggCATCATTCCTCtcccttttattcttttccccggctaCAGAGGAGCGTCTTCTATTTGGTTGTTTGTCTTCCAACCCGGGACTCCGAAAAGAAGCATTTGCTCTCGAAGTAGGCCCAGAGCCACTTGTTCGAGTAagcgcctcctgaagcagcctcgctgcatcagcaaGATCAACCAAGACATCCTCCTCGGGAACAGTAGCAGAGcctgcaggtagacctaatttcatagaCAGGTTAGAAGAGATCAATCAAGTTCTGTTCATGAAAAATTGAAACAAGATgagtttgaattaccatgattcttggccttccacccgtatttaggggccagttctttccacaagtAAGTCTCGG
This region of Nicotiana tomentosiformis chromosome 4, ASM39032v3, whole genome shotgun sequence genomic DNA includes:
- the LOC138910320 gene encoding uncharacterized protein produces the protein MRNIKEARFPRPMKSYSNQRDPNLWCEYHGTNGHRTGDCRHLREEVATLLKNGHLREFLSNRAKNNYGHNRHNAEPLKGGEDPPHQTINMIFGGNDINGVTFSAVKKTKVSITHSKRLREDDITFTGEDTDRLLLPHNDTLVISLNVLDFKIKRVLMDPGWSANIIQLRVLEKAKLTGSIIPATKLLAGFNLANVAGGGSVVIAGRRMDEDRSDVAVAGVGEVGDIADGVEE